Proteins from a single region of Gemmatimonadales bacterium:
- a CDS encoding SMC family ATPase has protein sequence MQIHRLRLVNFRQHEDSELVLGAGLTGIVGANGSGKSTLLEAIAFAMYGTPAARGTRDSIRRRGAPPRSPVRVELDFALGAHEFRVVRSLSQAELFQDGDPAPIANSLGTVTEKLSHLLGMTRAEFFNTYFTGQKDLMVMAKMSAPERAQFLARVLGFERLRVAQETLKETRSELRARLQALQAGLLDAGALEAEEQRVAGLAAAASERDTKAQEAVRTAVARLAEVTPRWDTMQQLRTRVQSLEGDIRVAEHQVTTSQERTRDLDRQIADALQAQTNLVALSEELAPLPGLRAENETLQQLYAASSHRAALAAKIEAAKATLADLDQRLGALPTAEQLEAARGAAATARAASLTAAEQAEEKHTAWVRDLQDARTKLLALRDQYRDLQEQFDRITEAGKEGACPTCSRPLGEDFESVREVLGRQVEEVKFNGNFYRKRVAQLEPEPAEVRELEALRLKAEAAAEAAAAAVGRLESPLKEAPTLREKRVQQERILAELQASLKGAEGTYDPERHKVVRQELKALEAKALEAERYRGLAERAARLAPELLAAEQAVSVREEVLTALRHQRQELGFSEPAFEEVRALVAAAEEERRRAELQVVEAKGERATAEEAARAAAQRRTERLAREAEVKRVEARFLVTQELDRALTDLRTDLNTQLRPDLSELASSFLRDLTNGRYTDLELDESYTPTLVDEGEAKPVISGGEEDVAYLALRLAISQMIAERAGQPLSLLVLDEIFGSLDEERRGAVMVLLRSLADRFPQVVLITHIESVREGFDRIIRVERDPARRVAVVSDDLLEGGGRDVAA, from the coding sequence ATGCAGATCCACCGCCTCCGGCTCGTCAACTTCCGCCAGCACGAGGACTCCGAACTTGTCCTCGGCGCCGGCCTGACCGGCATCGTGGGCGCCAACGGTTCCGGCAAGTCCACGCTGCTCGAGGCGATCGCCTTCGCGATGTACGGGACCCCGGCGGCCCGCGGCACCCGCGATTCCATTCGCCGCCGCGGCGCCCCCCCCCGCTCGCCGGTCCGGGTGGAACTCGACTTCGCCCTCGGTGCCCATGAATTCCGGGTAGTCCGGAGCCTCAGCCAGGCCGAGCTCTTCCAGGACGGCGACCCCGCCCCGATTGCCAACAGCCTCGGAACCGTCACCGAGAAATTGTCGCACCTCCTCGGGATGACCCGGGCCGAGTTCTTCAACACCTACTTCACCGGCCAGAAGGACCTGATGGTCATGGCCAAGATGAGCGCTCCGGAGCGGGCACAGTTCCTCGCCCGGGTGCTCGGCTTCGAGCGGCTTCGTGTGGCCCAGGAGACGTTGAAGGAGACGCGGAGCGAACTGCGCGCACGGTTGCAGGCGCTGCAGGCGGGGCTGCTGGACGCCGGGGCGCTCGAGGCCGAGGAGCAGCGGGTCGCGGGCCTGGCGGCGGCGGCGAGCGAACGGGACACGAAGGCGCAGGAGGCGGTGCGGACGGCGGTGGCGCGGCTGGCGGAGGTGACACCCCGGTGGGACACGATGCAGCAGCTCCGGACCCGCGTGCAGTCGCTCGAGGGCGACATCCGGGTCGCTGAGCACCAGGTGACAACGTCCCAGGAGCGGACGCGCGATCTCGACCGACAGATCGCCGACGCCCTCCAGGCGCAGACCAACCTCGTCGCGCTCAGCGAGGAGCTGGCACCGCTGCCGGGACTGCGCGCGGAGAACGAGACGCTGCAGCAGCTCTACGCGGCGTCCTCGCACCGGGCTGCACTTGCCGCGAAGATCGAGGCCGCAAAGGCGACCCTCGCCGACCTCGACCAGCGGCTCGGTGCGCTGCCCACGGCAGAACAGCTTGAGGCGGCGAGGGGAGCCGCCGCCACGGCGCGTGCCGCCTCGCTGACGGCGGCGGAGCAGGCGGAAGAGAAGCACACGGCCTGGGTGCGCGATCTGCAGGACGCGCGCACCAAGCTGCTGGCGCTCCGCGACCAGTATCGCGACCTGCAGGAGCAGTTTGACCGCATCACCGAGGCGGGGAAGGAAGGAGCGTGCCCGACTTGCTCCCGCCCGCTCGGGGAGGACTTTGAGTCGGTGCGCGAAGTGCTCGGGCGCCAGGTCGAGGAAGTGAAGTTCAACGGCAACTTCTACCGGAAGCGGGTGGCGCAGCTGGAGCCGGAGCCGGCGGAGGTCCGGGAGCTGGAGGCGCTGCGTCTGAAGGCGGAGGCCGCCGCCGAAGCGGCCGCGGCCGCCGTCGGGCGGCTGGAGTCGCCGCTGAAGGAGGCCCCCACGCTTCGGGAGAAGCGGGTGCAACAGGAGCGCATCCTCGCCGAGTTGCAGGCGTCGCTCAAGGGGGCGGAGGGGACCTACGATCCGGAGCGACACAAGGTGGTCCGTCAGGAGCTCAAGGCGCTGGAGGCCAAGGCGCTGGAGGCCGAGCGGTACCGGGGGCTCGCGGAGCGCGCCGCCCGCCTGGCGCCGGAACTCCTGGCTGCGGAGCAGGCGGTGAGCGTCCGCGAGGAAGTCCTTACGGCGCTTCGGCATCAGCGGCAGGAACTCGGATTCTCGGAGCCGGCGTTCGAGGAGGTGCGCGCGCTGGTGGCGGCGGCGGAGGAGGAGCGGCGCCGGGCGGAGCTGCAGGTGGTGGAGGCGAAGGGAGAGCGGGCGACGGCGGAGGAGGCGGCGCGCGCGGCGGCGCAGCGCCGGACGGAACGCCTGGCGCGCGAGGCGGAGGTCAAGCGGGTGGAGGCACGATTCCTCGTGACGCAGGAACTCGACCGGGCGCTGACCGACTTGCGAACCGACCTGAACACCCAGCTTCGGCCCGACCTGTCGGAACTGGCGTCGAGCTTTCTCCGCGACCTTACCAACGGCCGCTACACCGACCTCGAACTCGACGAGAGCTACACGCCGACGCTGGTGGACGAGGGCGAGGCCAAGCCGGTCATTTCCGGCGGCGAGGAGGACGTGGCGTACCTGGCGCTGCGGCTTGCCATCAGCCAGATGATTGCCGAGCGGGCGGGACAGCCGCTCTCCCTCCTGGTGCTCGACGAGATCTTCGGCTCGCTCGACGAAGAACGGCGCGGCGCGGTGATGGTCCTGCTGCGGAGCCTCGCGGACCGCTTCCCGCAGGTGGTGCTCATTACCCATATCGAGTCGGTGCGGGAAGGCTTCGATCGCATCATTCGCGTCGAGCGGGACCCGGCCCGCCGGGTGGCGGTGGTCAGCGACGACCTGCTGGAGGGAGGGGGCCGCGATGTGGCGGCGTGA
- a CDS encoding exonuclease SbcCD subunit D: protein MKLAHLADLHLGFRQYHRQTPAGINQREADTAMAFRQAVDGVLAARPDVIVVAGDLFHSVRPTNAAIVFAFQQFQRLRAGLPDAPIVLIAGNHDTPRSTETGSILRLFDELGVDVATHEARRFSYPQLELSVLAVPHEALVQPERPALKPDGSARYEILVAHGEVDGVFPSDRSAVEYGGAVVRPDEFGSGEWSYVAFGHYHVQTPLGPRAWYCGALEYVSTNPWGELRDEAEKGVQGKGWLLVDLETGVAERQPVVPARRVLDLPRLDGTDLAPDELQAAITARVDAVSGGIEDQVVRLVVTGVPRHVGRQLDHAVLRSWKAKALHFQLDLRRPEPTRVTGVGAPGRRQTLPDIVQDYLSRRPLPAGIDRAAFVNEGVELVASAERELEED from the coding sequence GTGAAACTCGCCCATCTTGCCGACCTCCATCTCGGATTCCGGCAATACCATCGGCAGACCCCCGCCGGCATCAACCAGCGGGAAGCCGACACCGCCATGGCGTTTCGTCAGGCAGTGGACGGCGTCCTGGCCGCGCGCCCCGATGTCATCGTCGTGGCCGGCGACCTCTTCCATTCCGTCCGGCCCACCAATGCCGCCATCGTCTTCGCCTTCCAGCAGTTCCAGCGGCTCCGCGCTGGGCTTCCGGACGCCCCGATTGTCCTGATCGCCGGGAATCACGACACGCCGCGATCCACCGAGACCGGCAGCATCCTCCGACTCTTCGACGAACTCGGCGTGGATGTGGCCACCCACGAGGCGCGACGGTTCAGCTATCCGCAGCTGGAGTTGAGCGTCCTCGCCGTCCCCCACGAGGCCTTGGTGCAGCCGGAGCGACCGGCGCTGAAGCCCGACGGGAGCGCACGGTACGAGATCCTCGTGGCGCACGGTGAGGTGGACGGCGTCTTTCCCTCGGACCGTTCCGCGGTGGAATACGGCGGCGCCGTCGTCCGGCCCGACGAATTCGGTTCTGGGGAGTGGAGCTACGTGGCCTTCGGCCACTACCACGTCCAGACTCCGCTCGGCCCGCGGGCCTGGTACTGTGGCGCGCTGGAATACGTGAGTACCAACCCGTGGGGAGAGCTGCGCGACGAGGCGGAAAAGGGGGTCCAGGGGAAGGGCTGGCTGCTGGTGGACCTGGAAACCGGGGTCGCCGAGCGACAGCCGGTGGTCCCGGCGCGGCGCGTGCTCGACCTCCCCCGGCTCGACGGCACCGATCTGGCCCCGGACGAACTGCAGGCGGCCATCACCGCACGCGTTGACGCGGTCTCGGGCGGCATCGAGGACCAGGTGGTCCGCCTCGTGGTGACCGGCGTCCCTCGGCACGTCGGGCGCCAGCTCGATCACGCCGTCCTGCGGAGCTGGAAAGCCAAGGCGCTCCACTTCCAGCTCGACCTCCGGCGGCCGGAGCCCACGCGGGTGACGGGAGTCGGTGCGCCAGGCCGCCGACAGACGCTCCCTGACATCGTGCAGGATTATCTCAGTCGACGGCCGTTGCCGGCGGGGATCGACCGCGCCGCGTTCGTGAACGAGGGCGTCGAGCTGGTGGCGTCGGCCGAACGCGAGCTGGAGGAGGACTGA
- a CDS encoding pyridoxal phosphate-dependent aminotransferase — protein sequence MPEPLSLNLVHLKPSETIAISAETKRRRAAGEEVFDLSLGEPDFDTPMVAAQAGITAIQKGMTHYPPNPGIPELRSAIAKNLSALSGGRPVSADNILVSSGSKHSLFNACFTLFGPNDQVLIPAPAWVSYPQIVHLCRAEPVLVPGDIEWGLKVGAKELDNHSTTRTKGLILCSPCNPTGAVYTLPELKAIAEWARKNEVWIIADEIYRRINYGAKAAPSFLDLPDDLLERTVVICGASKAYAMTGWRIGAALAPTHVFKGMAALQSHTTTGANHPAQWASAAAFSDERVEADVLRMVAAFRARRDRLVARFRSEVPGVEFVEPHGAFYFFFRVDGLTGPGSGGAAFCEKLMSEEGVALVPGAAFGDDRWVRLSYAAADKELDAGVDRILKFIGRLTAAQAA from the coding sequence ATGCCCGAACCGCTCTCGCTGAACCTGGTGCACCTGAAGCCCTCCGAGACGATCGCGATCAGCGCCGAAACGAAGCGCCGCCGCGCCGCTGGTGAGGAGGTCTTCGACCTCAGCCTTGGCGAGCCGGACTTCGACACGCCCATGGTGGCGGCCCAGGCGGGGATCACGGCCATCCAGAAGGGGATGACCCACTATCCGCCGAACCCGGGCATCCCCGAGCTCCGGTCCGCCATCGCGAAGAACCTCTCCGCCCTGAGCGGCGGCCGGCCGGTCAGCGCAGACAACATCCTGGTCAGTTCGGGTTCGAAGCACTCGCTCTTCAACGCCTGCTTCACCCTCTTCGGGCCCAATGACCAGGTGCTGATTCCCGCGCCCGCGTGGGTGTCGTATCCGCAGATCGTCCATCTCTGCCGAGCCGAGCCGGTGCTGGTGCCGGGCGACATCGAGTGGGGGCTAAAGGTCGGCGCCAAGGAACTCGACAACCACTCCACCACGCGCACCAAGGGGCTCATCCTCTGTTCCCCGTGCAATCCGACCGGGGCGGTCTACACCCTGCCGGAGTTGAAGGCGATTGCGGAGTGGGCCAGGAAAAACGAGGTGTGGATCATCGCCGACGAGATCTACCGGCGGATCAACTACGGTGCGAAGGCGGCGCCGAGCTTCCTCGACCTCCCCGATGACCTGCTGGAGCGCACGGTGGTGATCTGCGGCGCCAGCAAGGCATACGCGATGACCGGCTGGCGGATCGGGGCCGCCCTGGCGCCGACCCATGTCTTCAAGGGAATGGCGGCGCTGCAGTCGCACACCACCACCGGCGCCAACCATCCGGCGCAGTGGGCCTCGGCAGCGGCGTTCAGCGATGAGCGGGTCGAGGCCGACGTCCTCCGGATGGTGGCCGCCTTCCGCGCGCGCCGCGACCGTCTCGTGGCGCGGTTCCGGTCGGAGGTGCCGGGTGTCGAGTTCGTGGAACCGCACGGTGCCTTCTACTTCTTCTTCCGGGTGGACGGCCTGACCGGCCCGGGGAGTGGCGGTGCGGCTTTCTGCGAGAAGCTCATGTCCGAGGAAGGCGTCGCGCTGGTACCGGGTGCGGCGTTTGGGGACGACCGGTGGGTCCGGCTGAGCTATGCTGCGGCGGACAAGGAACTCGACGCCGGCGTGGACCGCATCCTCAAGTTCATTGGCCGGCTCACCGCTGCCCAGGCCGCGTAG
- a CDS encoding DbpA RNA binding domain-containing protein, giving the protein MFASPADLAEAATTAERGHNVVAALPPCAAGAAPILAALGRRLAAAPATGLRALILATPDTSADWTDAATRAMPSCRVRSSGNLTRTTRQLRAGQVDVLVASPVEARQLVEKSVLKTDQLSAVILAWPESWGGAEALAVLMHDLGKETQRIVCTAQPEAAADVIERYARKALMVGFPPAEAPPMSPVGPVRTVSVSWNRRAAAVAEVVELLDPARVTVWCLDQAGVTAVKDAMAGHDADAMVTSGEVEATELVIAYDLPTPAQLQTLITAGPVVLLVTPAGEEYVAKIAAPRRSLRLTGAVDAAQDEAARRRGTIAKVLETGVPGTGLLALAPLFERYDPSAVAAAMYQLWTGHASDPVPVPAQRPADPPAAVETHAPGATARMFVSVGRQDGTTAADLVAVLTKEVRIDKSKIGRIELKEAYCLVELPAGEVEQIVRGMDGRTVRNKKIMAKVDRALPRLRRQSAGRLLPAVHERLRALPGRKAGTTDARIGIDLPVLGSRPFRAPR; this is encoded by the coding sequence GTGTTTGCATCCCCCGCCGACCTCGCCGAGGCGGCCACAACCGCCGAGCGCGGCCACAACGTCGTGGCTGCCCTGCCGCCATGCGCCGCCGGTGCCGCCCCCATCCTTGCCGCGCTCGGCAGGAGACTGGCTGCCGCGCCTGCCACCGGACTCCGGGCCCTCATCCTCGCCACTCCCGACACATCCGCCGACTGGACCGATGCCGCCACGCGGGCCATGCCCTCGTGCCGCGTCCGCTCATCCGGCAACCTGACCCGCACCACCCGGCAGCTTCGCGCCGGGCAGGTGGACGTGCTGGTCGCCTCCCCCGTCGAGGCGCGGCAGCTGGTGGAGAAGTCGGTGCTGAAGACCGATCAGTTGTCTGCGGTCATCCTTGCCTGGCCCGAGTCGTGGGGCGGTGCCGAGGCGCTGGCGGTGCTGATGCACGACCTCGGCAAGGAGACGCAGCGCATCGTGTGCACGGCGCAGCCGGAGGCGGCGGCGGACGTGATCGAGCGGTATGCGCGCAAGGCGCTGATGGTGGGGTTCCCGCCGGCGGAGGCGCCGCCGATGAGCCCGGTCGGTCCGGTGCGCACGGTGAGCGTGTCGTGGAACCGGCGCGCGGCGGCGGTGGCCGAGGTGGTGGAGCTGCTCGATCCGGCCAGGGTGACGGTGTGGTGCCTGGATCAGGCGGGTGTCACGGCCGTCAAGGACGCGATGGCGGGACACGACGCCGATGCAATGGTCACCAGTGGCGAGGTCGAGGCGACCGAACTCGTGATCGCGTATGACCTGCCGACACCGGCGCAGCTCCAGACGCTGATCACGGCCGGACCGGTCGTGCTGCTGGTGACGCCGGCCGGCGAGGAGTATGTGGCCAAGATTGCCGCGCCGCGACGGAGCCTCCGGTTGACCGGCGCGGTCGACGCCGCGCAGGATGAGGCCGCGCGCCGACGGGGCACCATTGCGAAGGTGCTTGAGACGGGTGTGCCCGGCACCGGGCTCCTGGCCCTTGCCCCGCTCTTCGAGCGGTATGACCCCTCGGCGGTGGCGGCGGCGATGTACCAGCTCTGGACGGGCCACGCCAGCGACCCGGTGCCGGTCCCGGCGCAGCGTCCCGCGGACCCACCGGCAGCGGTCGAGACCCACGCGCCCGGCGCCACCGCGCGGATGTTCGTGAGCGTGGGCCGCCAGGACGGGACGACCGCGGCCGACCTGGTGGCGGTGCTGACCAAGGAAGTCCGAATCGACAAGTCGAAGATCGGTCGGATCGAGCTGAAGGAGGCCTACTGCCTGGTGGAGTTGCCGGCGGGCGAGGTCGAACAGATTGTGCGGGGGATGGACGGGCGGACGGTGCGGAACAAGAAGATCATGGCCAAAGTGGACCGGGCCCTGCCTCGCCTCCGCCGCCAAAGCGCCGGGCGCCTACTTCCGGCGGTTCACGAGCGCCTGAGGGCGCTCCCCGGCCGAAAGGCGGGGACCACTGACGCCCGGATCGGAATTGACTTGCCCGTCTTGGGGTCGCGACCGTTCCGGGCGCCGCGCTGA
- a CDS encoding HU family DNA-binding protein, whose amino-acid sequence MKKSELVAAAAKRLDTSKARASEIVDAFFGTEGIVAGELRKGNTVQISGFGSFEPRQRGARNGRDPKTGKSIPIRASVVPAFRPGSALRRS is encoded by the coding sequence GTGAAGAAGTCCGAACTCGTGGCCGCCGCCGCCAAGCGTCTGGACACCTCCAAGGCGCGGGCCAGCGAGATCGTGGATGCGTTCTTTGGGACGGAAGGGATCGTGGCCGGGGAGCTTCGGAAGGGAAATACGGTGCAGATTTCGGGCTTTGGGAGCTTCGAACCCCGTCAGCGCGGCGCCCGGAACGGTCGCGACCCCAAGACGGGCAAGTCAATTCCGATCCGGGCGTCAGTGGTCCCCGCCTTTCGGCCGGGGAGCGCCCTCAGGCGCTCGTGA
- a CDS encoding thymidine kinase, whose amino-acid sequence MFHGSRPGSIEVISGVMFSGKSEELIRRVRRAIIARRRVEVFKSHLDARYAGLYSVSSHDGLELDATPVDTAAEIFRQVSPDAEMVAIDEAQFLDDDIVTVTTALANRGVRVVLAGTDTDFRGEPFGPMGSLMAVAEQVTKLRAICVVCGDEACRNQRLIDGAPARYDSPTIMVGGRESYEARCRHCHRVPRADEDQRALL is encoded by the coding sequence ATGTTTCACGGCAGCAGACCAGGTTCCATCGAAGTCATCAGCGGGGTGATGTTCAGCGGCAAGAGCGAGGAACTCATTCGGCGGGTGCGGCGCGCCATCATCGCCAGGCGCCGGGTGGAGGTGTTCAAGTCCCACCTCGACGCCCGATACGCCGGGCTCTACAGCGTCAGCAGTCACGACGGACTCGAACTCGATGCCACCCCGGTGGATACCGCCGCCGAGATTTTCCGCCAGGTCAGTCCCGACGCCGAGATGGTGGCCATCGACGAGGCGCAGTTTCTCGACGATGACATCGTGACGGTCACGACCGCACTCGCCAATCGCGGTGTGCGGGTGGTACTGGCCGGCACCGATACGGATTTTCGAGGCGAGCCGTTCGGGCCGATGGGATCGCTCATGGCCGTGGCCGAACAGGTGACGAAGCTCCGCGCCATCTGCGTCGTCTGTGGTGACGAGGCGTGCCGCAACCAGCGCCTGATCGATGGCGCCCCTGCCCGTTACGATTCCCCCACCATCATGGTCGGCGGCCGGGAGAGCTACGAGGCCCGGTGTCGGCACTGCCACCGGGTGCCGCGCGCCGACGAAGACCAGCGAGCGTTACTATGA
- the coaE gene encoding dephospho-CoA kinase (Dephospho-CoA kinase (CoaE) performs the final step in coenzyme A biosynthesis.), with amino-acid sequence MIVALTGNIAAGKSTVVALFKEWGAGIVDADQVVRDLQRPGTEVFQQIVKRFGKEILTPEGEIDRPALRRLILADTHARSDLNAIVHPAVRAQRDTLVAAARAAGARIIVADIPLLFEAADPAEFDAVVLVDAPEAIRLHRLVTMRGLPLEDAERLMAAQLPSVSKRPLSQFVIDNDGDRAQLERRTRDVWLALEARADAA; translated from the coding sequence ATGATCGTTGCACTGACGGGAAATATTGCCGCCGGGAAGTCCACCGTGGTCGCCCTCTTCAAGGAGTGGGGGGCCGGCATCGTGGACGCCGACCAAGTGGTCCGGGACCTCCAACGCCCCGGCACCGAAGTCTTCCAGCAGATCGTGAAGCGGTTCGGCAAGGAGATCCTGACCCCGGAAGGCGAGATCGACCGCCCCGCGCTCCGCCGGCTGATCCTCGCGGACACCCACGCACGGTCCGACCTGAACGCCATCGTCCACCCCGCCGTCCGCGCCCAGCGAGACACCCTCGTCGCCGCGGCCCGCGCCGCCGGTGCCAGGATCATCGTTGCCGACATCCCCCTCCTCTTCGAGGCCGCCGACCCCGCCGAGTTCGACGCCGTGGTGCTGGTGGACGCCCCGGAGGCGATCCGGCTCCACCGGCTGGTGACGATGCGCGGCCTCCCGCTGGAGGACGCCGAACGGCTGATGGCGGCCCAGCTGCCGAGCGTCAGCAAGCGGCCGCTCAGCCAGTTTGTCATCGACAACGATGGTGACCGGGCGCAGCTCGAGCGCCGCACCCGCGATGTGTGGCTCGCCCTCGAGGCACGCGCCGACGCCGCTTGA
- the gcvH gene encoding glycine cleavage system protein GcvH, translating to MSNVPADLLYTNDHEYVKKTSDPAIVQVGITDYAQGELGDVVFVNLPKKGDKFGAHAVFGTIEAVKAVSELYSPLAGEVVEVNGALDANPAAVNTDPYGEGYLVKIKVTDAGEMGSLLSAEAYKKHIGE from the coding sequence GTGTCCAACGTGCCGGCCGACCTGCTCTACACCAACGATCACGAATACGTCAAGAAGACGAGCGACCCCGCCATCGTGCAGGTCGGCATCACCGACTACGCGCAGGGCGAACTGGGCGACGTCGTCTTCGTAAACCTCCCCAAGAAGGGCGACAAGTTCGGGGCCCACGCCGTCTTCGGTACCATCGAGGCGGTCAAGGCGGTCTCCGAGCTCTACAGCCCCCTGGCCGGGGAAGTCGTCGAGGTCAACGGCGCGCTGGACGCCAACCCCGCCGCGGTCAACACCGATCCCTACGGCGAGGGCTACCTGGTCAAGATCAAGGTGACCGACGCCGGCGAAATGGGTTCGCTGCTCTCGGCGGAGGCCTACAAGAAGCACATCGGCGAGTAA